A segment of the Manihot esculenta cultivar AM560-2 chromosome 13, M.esculenta_v8, whole genome shotgun sequence genome:
GATTATGGGTTGTTTATTACATACCCACTTCGGCCTATTGATACTCTTGATTCTATTGCAAGTGCGTCCAATATCAGTGCTGACTTGCTGCAGAGATATAATGTTGGTGCCAATTTTAGTCAAGGAAGTGGTTTGGTTTATATTCCAGGCAAAGGTGATTTGAAGAATTTAAGAATCTCTGTGCTTTGGGTTAGTGATTTATGATTAGTGATTTACGTAGAAAGTATTTGATTGGGGTGGGATTTATTAGAGATTTTAGTATTTTCTAAAGACATTTGTTTGCTAAGTTCTTAATGTTAATCTAGGTTCTGTTATCCTCCTAATCAATGTTCTAACCTAAGCTTACATTGGATTCCTCCTTTGTAACAGTGGGAGATTCACTTAGCATGCTTAGTTATTGGCGTAGATTGAACAAAGTTTTGTTGATGCCTTTgttattgaaaattttgttgGATTTGCTCTCTTGGATATAATTTATATGCTTTTTGAACTTAGACTGCCTTTTACTGATATTTTGTTGCATATAAGAGGAAATCTTAATTGGGCAAGTGAATATTTAACTTGTAGATGTCGATGGGCAGTACATTTTTCTAAAAGTTAATTGCTCCCCCCACATCATGACACAGATAGAAAGTTATGTTAtgcttattataattaaaatgagATATATTAATCTCATGAAAATGGTATTTTATATATGCTGGGAAATGCTATGAATGAGACTCACTGAAACTGTTTCTGTATTGCAGATGAAAATAATAGCTACCGTCCTCTGACATCAAGGTAATTTGAGTTACTGTATTCACAATATCTTTattcatttcttttattttactcCACATGACTACATTGGGATTTCTTATCAATACAAATTATTAAATGCTTGAGTTTTTTCCTGAATTTTTTCCTTTTGCAGCACAGGTGGTTTGAACTTCTCTGCATGTGCTTTTGTGATGATATCTTCATGTTTTGATATTTGGGCAGCAATGCTATAACGCAAACTTCATGCTTCATGAACTTACACTGTACCTTCATATAAGCAGGGATAGCAGGTGGACTTATTGCTGTTATATCCATAGGGGCAGTAGCTGGGGTGCTGATAGTAGGAGTTTGTGTGTACTTTGGATTTTACCGGAAGAAGTTGAAGAAAGCGACATTGCTGTCTGGTTCTCATGATCTCTCTGCTCAAACTTTGCAAGGTTTGATGGAAGTGCTTAATGAATTCACTGGAAGTTTCTCTAATTGAGCCTGCTTTTGCTCACTTCGCGTCTACTTTGTTCTAATTtacaaaatttcattttatgtttgaggaaaaaaaaagttcttaggttataaatattttattcatattgtaaattttaatatgtgtTCCAAACGAATCTCTTGCTTGCTGCAAATAGGTGTGTCCTTCAATGTGTTCTTGTTATAAAATACTctgttcttcttgatccattaTCCCCCCCTCTCTTCCTCCGCATGAATACCTAGAAACATAATCATCTTGTTTTGCAGTTATTATTTCTCTTGTATATAGGAGGAGAATGAAATAGTATGAATAATTGGGCTTATTCAATAATTGACCTTTCCTGCCTTCTTGGTTCAGCTCCTGGAAGTAACTCCGATAAACCTGTGGAATCGACCGGTCTGGCCCCATCTCCAGTTCTTACAGGCATAACGGTTGATAAATCAGTGGAGTTCTCATATGAAGAACTTGCCCAGGCTACTGATAACTTCAGCACGGCTAATAAGATTGGCGAAGGTGGTTTTGGGTCTGTGTATTATGCAGAACTGAGAAGCGAGGTTTGTAGTCAGTGGTGTTTATCATAGATCATTGTTGAATAAATGTTTCAACTTTGTGCATTTTTCCTTCCATGTTAGCTAAATCAGCATGTTGGCTGAGTTTTAAAAGATCTTTAGATTGTAAAAAGTTGTTATACTATCTGTTTAAATGGTATTCTTACCACATGATGTAAACCAGCAGGGGATGGATATAAAATATACCTGTTATGAGATTGGAGGTTATTTGAATGTGTTATTTATAATAACAATTAGAACACAAGCCAATTGAATGATAAGTGTTAGTGTTACTTAAATGACTTTGAATGTTGATTATGAGCTTTTGTGAAATTTGTTTTTGGGCAACTTTGTTTGCTTTATAGACATTTTGGATTGGGGGAATTCAGGACTTATAGAGGCAGCTTAATACAATTATGTAGGCTAAGTGACAGTCTAGTGAAGTTAAGCACCAAAACTGGGCATGAGGAAGCAAATTATCCTGGAAAGAATGGAAGAAATAGAACATCTTGGTTAATTTGCATCTACACGAGTTAAAGCTGAACTGGAAAGCACTGTTTGTTAACTTTGCTGTTTTAGCATCCTCTATGTTGTTAGTTAGGTAGtcgttggattttttttttttgggagggggggggggggagagtGGGGAGGTTAAGGTGTtctttctttccaaaatgaataaatagatagaaaaataaatggTCTTTGGAATTCTTTTTAATAGAAGATATTAACTGAGGAACTGAATTATTTTCCATTAAATGGCTATAAaacaaaatctttttttttcttttatcatttGGAACATATTAgaaaaacttttattttgtttcaacAAATTAAATTGTGATGACCATGAAAATGTGTTTATCTTAtgagaatttaatatttttctcacTAGACGACTAGCTACTTGAGAATAATAGCAAATTTTGAAAAACAAGTAGACAAAAGAAGAGGAGTGAATTGTGATGGTCATGGTAATAAGTGATGATGATTTCTTTTAATAATGATTCCCCTTTTAGTGAATTTTTGGAAGTCTGAATGATGACTTTCCATTTAATGCAAGTAAAATTTTCCTTGAATATTGCTAAGTTTTTCCATGActaggaaaatatttttcattgacTAAGTTTTCTACAAATACCTTGAAAATAGGGAAATGTGTTTCGGCACTTTCTTTAGCTATCTGCCAAGTGTTCTTCTGGTCCATGGTGCATTTGCTAATACTCTGTTATGATGTAATTTCATCTTCtttatatgtgtgtgtgtgtttgtgTTTTCTTTTAAAGGATGGAAGCATGCGCTgattttcctttcctttttgtCTGTATCTGTGTGTATCTCTATTCCTAACACCCATAAATTGGAACTATCATGCAGAAAGCTGCAATCAAGAAGATGGACATGCAAGCTTCAAAAGAATTTTTTGCTGAACTAAAGGTTTTAACACATGTTCATCACTTGAACCTGGTATAATTTCTATCTCAGTTACGAGAAATAGCATTTATGCTTGTAAAGAAGAATAAGAGTTCTTGATTTGTCGTCATGGCTAACTTGGagtaaatttatcaaaattttattttagaacAGTTTTCAGATTAATTGTTGATGTTACATTGAAGACTTCATAGTTACTTTTTGTCTGTTTCATGAACTTAATAAATGTCTACATATCATTTCATTTATCCAATTGAAATACGAGCTTAATTTGGTTCTGGGTTGAGACTTTAATGAACCCAAGCAAAATTATGTTCTTTGTTTGAATGACCAGATCAGTCTACATTCCCTGCTTGGTTATTATATAAGTTGCTATGCCTTGTAGTCTTGTTATATAAGTTTTGATATGTTTAGTGTAATGTACTAATTCCTTCTTTGCTTTGTGCAACAAAATCTTTTCTTAGAAGAAAATGTTTCTGTTTACCATGGCAATGTATGAAACAGTTTTTAAGTGTTTATgtcaaataaataaacataGAAAGATTTGTGTCTCCGAAATTTCAGAGATGTAGAATTGTAATAAAAGTGCACCTAATGTTACATGCTGAAAATAACTTTTAGAAGTACAAAGCTGTGACATTTATATAGTTTCATTAACTTCACGTTCAAGGTTGAGGAGCTGTTTGAGAGAGGGAAGAAAGTGGGGGAAGGGCAAAGGGAATACTAGCCCacaaatttcttttctttttcatgtgggtcctattttctttttcctttcaatttCACTCTCCGTTCAATGTACTCCCTCTCTCAAACATAGCAAAGGTCTAATAAGTTGGATAAATATCAAGTTTCCTGCCAGAAGGATTTTGCAAGTTAATGGTTTATTGTTTGCAGTTATGTAAGTTTACACAACAGTTCTTTCTACCTGCAAGCAATTATGAACACTCCaataaaaattttggatttttttttaccTTGTAGTCACTACATGATAACAACTATGTTTACTGCAGGTTCGATTGATTGGATATTGCGTCGAGGGTTCTCTTTTCCTAGTGTATGAGTACATAGAGAATGGCAACTTAAGCCAACATTTGCGTGGCTCTGGTGAGAGAATGTGCATTCTGTAGATCATTTCTGATTGTATATAATGGTATTAATAACATCATTGCTTGTTTCCAGGGAGGGATCCGTTGCCTTGGTCTGCTAGGGTGCAAATTGCCCTTGATTCAGCTAGAGGCCTTGAATATATACACGAGCATACTGTTCCTGTTTATATTCATCGTGATATTAAGTCAGCCAACATATTAATTGACAAGAACTTCCGGGGAAAGGTTGTACTAACATCTTTGTTGTGATGGTGATCCATTTGAAAGCCTTTGAAATTGCTACTGAATCGTTTGCAATACAGGTTGCAGATTTTGGGTTGACAAAACTGACGGAGGTTGGAAGTGGATCACTCCCCACACGACTTGTGGGTACATTTGGATACATGCCACCGGAGTAAGAAACTTATCTAATTGACATGAAAATAAAATCTCAGTATTAGCCTATTAGGACTCATGAAGAGTGCAATTTTAAAACTTGTGACGATCCAATTTTAACCTGTCAATTTGCTGGTTTAAATATTTTTGGTAACTATCTCCAACTATAATGATCTGAACAAAGATCCTGAGGTCTGTTGTTATGCACTTAGGGAACAGTGTGAACAAAGATCTGGCAGGTCAGACCAATAATTGTAGAGTTAGGCACAGGAAATAGAGAAACAGAGAATAGATTGGAATAACTGGGCTGTGTATTGAATAACTCTAGCAATTCTCAATTACAATAAACCTTCTATTCCTCATGCTAATCTCAAAActcaaaaaggaaaataaaatgacCCAGGAGAAAGAGCTCCCGCCTAGCAGTATCTAGTCTAGCGCTGACACAGCTGAATAAAATTACTGATACCAAGCATGCCCTACAACATTACACCTAACTTATTTATATGACATACTTCTGACTCATCAAAGGAATATTGTCTCATGATTGCCACTAGGGAGTCTTCTTCAACAGCATAACTTCCTTGCTTGTCTTTTTCTACAGCTGGAAAAATCTGGACTCTTCTATTCCTAGCTCCTTTATTCCTTTGCCCTTCCATTTCTTTCTATATAAACTCTCAATGGTTGTGGATTCTGCCCCATAATTGAAGCAGGCTTATTTGGGCTGCTTCTATCATTTTGTGATCCTATTCCTGCTTCTATGTCTTTGAGGAATTGTTTGAGGCTGCTAATGTCTAGGATTTAGAATATGTTCTGATTGGTATATATGGACAAGTTCCTTTGAAATTGCTCTCATGGAGAGTTATATTCAGAATTTCTGGATGAGGCCACTTTGTTTCTGATCCTTTTGAGCCCATGTATCATTGGATGGAGAGGGCGACCTTTTAGATTGGTATCTCAATGactaaagaaaaaggaagaatttCAGGCAGAAAATGACTGGAAAGAGAATCGAGTGGGATATGTCAGGGAGGATTTTGAAAATAATACAAGAGATTTGTTTTAATGGATTGgaagataaaaattattttacagaagtattaatttattatacaacataataacatatataataattaaatgcataattttaaaatattattatttttatgcatATAATTCTTTGtccaataataataaataatataattgatttaattattatttaaatatttttattttattaactatgttttataatttaaaagattatagatgtaaaacattaattttaaaaaactataattaataaatttgaaaaaggtAATATAgtcctaataaaaaataaagttaaatcaACTATCAATTGATGAGAAACAACTCTAATTGTAACTCTAATCTAAAATGCAGCTTCTAGGCTTCATATCAGGTGCCTATTAACTAtcagataatttttaaaaagttcaaACACCTGGGTTCAATTGTTTATATGTCTGTCAGTTATCAAATGCATCTAGCAGTCGAACCAAACATCCTCTTAATCTATCGTCAAAGGGCGTTTGGGTTAAAGTTATTGAGTAGCTGATGGAGGTTTCATCATCAACAATTGCTCCATATCTGTTCAATAAAACCATCAACCAATTGTTATTTAGCTCAGGTGATACATCTCCTGAACTGCTGCATTTTGAAAAGTTATGAAATTAGAGCAGTTCGCTATTAGCTACAGCTCTTTTAAAATAAACGACCACTTTACTCTAACAAATTGTTGTTTAGCTCAGCTGATAGATCTCTTGAACTTCTGCATTTTGAGAAGTTATGAAAATTAATCGCAAACCGCtctttcaaaataaaaagactACTTTAcccctctctctctatatatactcttttttttttcttattttaatgataaaatgtttttatttaaataataaaataaatgatataatataataaattaataattatatatttattttagggaaaattttaaaaattatcatgcGGCTTAACGCATATTCAAATAGGGTCTTAATTAAAAGGCTCCTGTGCTTTTATGCTGTTAACAAAATGAAGTTTTTCCCTTAATACTGTTAAATATTgctgataaattataatttatttcttgATATTCAGTAAAACCTATATGTTAGTCCTtgtgtttttaaatttaatcattaaagttttgttttgttaataaaagaatcccttaatttaaactttatatttttaattaaaattaatctctatttttttaaaaattggtcTTGAAcattaaaatttctaataaattcttatatttacaaattaatcttttgattattgaattttaatatctaatatatgaaaaacaattaaataaaaatttattatttcttttctgttctaattaaataaaaaatcactgAGAATGGAAAAGTTAGTCAGGAAAATAATTCTTCGAGCTTGAATATGATGCATATTGTGTCAAGATTTTTGATTTagtttgtattttattattttattaccaAACATAAggtattaaaaatttagataatatGGGAGATTagtttgtaaaaaatataaatacttatTTGTAAGTTATTATAATGTTTAGGAATCAATTTGTAATATAGGGAAGAATTATAATAAGGAGGACTATTTTTAGTAATAaaacaaaactttataattaaatttaaaaatatagggactaaattacaTGTTTTACTAAAATTTAAGGATCACACCCCaattataagttattttttaattgggAAATTAAAGTCTCCATTGATTTACCTTTTTAATATGGATGAAAATTTTCTGTTTATCCGCAGATATGCACAATATGGTGATGTTTCTCCAAAAGTGGATGTTTATGCCTTTGGAGTTGTCCTTTATGAACTCATTTCTGCCAAGGAAGCTATTGTTAAGATCAATGGTTCTAGTTCTGAAACAAGGGGCCTTGTTGCTTTGGTTAATTTTCTTCCATCTTTCTTTATCAGTTAGATTAGTGTATAAATATAGATGCGCACAAGTTACTACAGATCTGGCTCTGCTAAAATCTGAATTTGAACTAATATATTAAGCATGAAGTTTATCTTAGCTTCTCAATTGCCATGGTTTGAGTAATTGGCTTCATTAATGTGTACACAGTTTGAAGAAGTGCTGAATGAACCTGATCCTAAAGAAGAGCTATGCAAGTTAATCGATCCGAGGCTTGGAGATAACTACCCGTTCGATTCAGTCCGAAAGGTAAGAAGAATATCTTACAGAGAGAAGGGTCTTAGATGCTTAATTTAAGGTTAGAGAGATGCTCAAGTACTGAGTTTATTTTGGTTGCAGATGGCACAGCTAGCCAAGGCATGCACGCATGAGAATCCTCACTTACGTCCAAGTATGAGGTCTATTGTGGTTGCCTTAATGACTCTTTCATCATCAACAGAGGATTGGGATGTTGGGTCCTTCTATGAAAATCAAGCTCTTGTCAATTTAATGTCAGGAAGATAGATAGACAGAGGCTATGGCTATGGTTATCAAGTACTACTGAGGTTTTCCttgcttcttcttcctcttccatttttttctttttatattcttCTCCTTGCAACACCTTTAATTTTTCACTTCCACTCACAAATGTTAATGTTGTATGTAAATGTTTAGTTGAAAATTGGGGAAGCAACATAGAATTGTATTAATCATTTTGATGCATGCTTATAaagcttttttaattttttgatttttttttcttttttgaaatgggaatCGGGTAAATAGAATCTGAGATTTTTCGGATacacttaaatttatttttatgcatTTACTATCGGACTAAATGTGTGAGtactgatttttttatttttatatttaaaaataaataaatatttagatttaacATTTGAAGAATATACAAGACATAGATTATATTAATTTAGTGTTTAATAGAATCAAATGGTGATAAAAGGGTTCATATAATCTGATTATGATTAATATTtaagttaatattttaaatttacttgtaatttcttaattttttttaaaataaaaaatttaaactctgAATAACATTCTTTCCATATATAAAAGTAAccaaactaaattttaatttgattaaatttttgcACTTTTTTAAACCACATTTAAAAGTATTCTTTTAATGTATcagaatatataattttagtttttgtatataatctaattaattaattaaaataatatatatatatatatatatatatatatatatatatatatatatatatatatatatatatatatatatatataaagtaagagaagaaaataaataataaaattagtaaGATTGCTCCtgatatttttatcatatagaAATGggagataattttatttttaaattattaaagttaatttttaatttcttaagtgataatataaaattttaaagatatatGGTCATCTATTATTATGACATGAAAAATTATGTTTATATGCCATTGAaactaaaagaaattatttaaaatataataatattctatttttttagaattaataagttaattaaaacataattatatataataataataaataattaaaattttaaataattattaaaaattaatatagtattgtaatattatataatatataaaacaatAGGTCACAATTATAATAATGAGTATATATAATGTGGTTAAAAACTAGTCTAATTAATAATGTAAATTGAATTACATAATTAAAACACAAAAATTAcaagctttatatatatatatatatgaacatATAAACAAGTCAAACAGTAAACTTTAATAATTAATCTGACTGGTTAAAAATGGATTAAACGTTAATTCCTCATTTTAcatgattattttttaattaaaaaatttaaataaagttttgtaaaattaatggttaattaaatttaatgaataattttacTGATGTGGTATTAAATCCAGCACATTTAACTTTAAATttgtatgaaaattttattatcttcAAAATTTAGTCTAATATATTAAGATTCAAATTATTagattaaaacaaaaaaagacactaatttatattaaaactatACTTAGACCATAAAAAGTAGAGTGGTAATGATAATACAGTTTGTAAGCataaatttactttattttaatatgtttacgataaaatttagtaaaaaaaaaaattgaatttaagatttattaataacaaaatttaaaacattaattaaGAACTTCATCCACCAAAATTCTTATTGTTGTTTGGACATAACAAAATGCTAAACAAGACAccaacttttttttcttctcaatATATGCTTCCATCTTCTATATGTTGATTTCAAATCATTGAACACTATTGATCAATGCATCaaattgtatatatatacatggcGTATCCTTCCTCTCTCAACCCTTTCCTTCCCAAACCCCTCATCAACTTCGTCATCTTCCCATTTAACATTCTTTGGCTATCTTCAGATTCCCTCAAACCACAGCTAACCTTTCTAAAGTTGGTAACTTAAAATACATATCActcatattaataattataccgTGACAATTTAAAACTGCACAGCTGAATATCACATTGTATGTAAGTGTGATATATACCACTGCGAACTTCGCAGATAAACTCCCGAACTTTTCATCACCCAACATTAGAGGGAGATTGATGGTGTCTAATACTACCATAATCTTATCTTCTAATCCTACTAATGAGTAGAAGACCTTGATAAGGCTATTTTTATTCAAACCTAACTTATTAACAACATTTATGATGAGGAGATTAACAGAATTATCTGTGTCCATCAAGACTCGCCACACTTCATACCTGTTTAGAAGGATCTTGATGATCAGCATGTCGTTTTAAAAAGATCTTATAACTTTGTTTGTAGATCCGAACCTTACTTCTTATTTGACTTATGGATCATGTTCAACCAATAGGACGTCTTCTGCGATGTGTTTATTCTTTCCTTTACCATCATTAGATTCTCTTGCAATGACATGTATGACCCCTACAGATTCATCGTTAAGAGTAGGAAAAAGGACTGCATCCCCATTGATAGCAACTATAGCAGCAGCTTGAAAGATATCGACTATTTCGGGAaagaaattttcttttaagaaataagaaataaaattttaagagataaaaaataaaaaattgactttaatccaaatgaacagaaatGATTCAATGGATTTCACGGCAATGAAATCAAATGATATGGTCAGAAAACAGAGTTGAATTATAATTGGTTAATCCTGCAAAAAAGAGAACGTGAGCAAGTATAGTagtgtaaaaaaattatgaacttTTGTCTCTATGATCATtgaattttatattgtaagaggatgaaattgaatataatattttctgataaCCCGATAATGATGTAGTTAGCTATTTGATAAGGGATCTTACTGGTTTATCTGGTCAATGATTTCGTGATTACAGACGTTAGCGTCTGCTAGATTATGcatattaatgataattttctGTAAAGATTCATACTTTTCAAAAAAAGAtgaattttgatgaaaaattgaATGTAAGAGCGTCCGAACCTTTCTCTTTACAGACTATATATCCATTTATCAGATTCTTACCgtacaattatattttataataataacttACAACTAAAAATTCtcgtttaatattaaaaatattaatttatatattattatccaCAGCTAAATGACATTATCgagatgttttaaaaaaaaaaaaagcaaaaaaaaaatattattcatcacTCCAGCAgtaattcatatttttaaataaatataataattatgtatttttcaaataattataaGTAGCTGTCAATGAAATTATAAGcaagttaatttatttaacttgACCGACCGCCTCACcccatcatatcatatcttttcccttttattaaaaaaataccgACAAGTGTAGTTAGTAATATTGAAATGTTATCAAACGATTAGTGTCATCGGTAAATTTTGTGATCGAGTCACTACCGATAATTAGTAGGTACTTGTTTGctgaaaattttagtttgacTTTATTTTTCAGTAGTCTTATAacataacaaaattaaaaatttcaaaaaaaaccaagtgaaaattGATGAAAAAGATTCCAATATGATcctaatattttaataagattgttgttattttttcattttcaaaatatCTGTTTCATAACTAATTAGATTAAActgaatttaataatatatatttttttattatttagctaAGAGttgatttcattttctttttttagtaaTATCAGTGTTTTAATTATACTCGAATCGTCATTCTTAAATGATCAAAAATAAATACGATTGCACTAATATTTCAGGATCAtactaataattatataatcattAGGGCCATCGATATCCGATTACAAAggcaatataataataaaattattttttgttaatttcattttattagtaataaatttaattttttgattaattttaaattatattattttgtatataataggta
Coding sequences within it:
- the LOC110629128 gene encoding lysM domain receptor-like kinase 3 — protein: MNSLSEFACGFFLLLCFGCFAESKCTRGCDLALGSYYVWQKTNLTFISDVMKSYIIESPDTIVSYNRDQVPSKDSLTASIRINVPFPCDCINGEFLGHVFQYNVKSGDTYDVVSSVYYSNLTTVNWLKQFNSYPENNVPDTGVLNVTVNCSCGDSSISKDYGLFITYPLRPIDTLDSIASASNISADLLQRYNVGANFSQGSGLVYIPGKDENNSYRPLTSSTGIAGGLIAVISIGAVAGVLIVGVCVYFGFYRKKLKKATLLSGSHDLSAQTLQAPGSNSDKPVESTGLAPSPVLTGITVDKSVEFSYEELAQATDNFSTANKIGEGGFGSVYYAELRSEKAAIKKMDMQASKEFFAELKVLTHVHHLNLVRLIGYCVEGSLFLVYEYIENGNLSQHLRGSGRDPLPWSARVQIALDSARGLEYIHEHTVPVYIHRDIKSANILIDKNFRGKVADFGLTKLTEVGSGSLPTRLVGTFGYMPPEYAQYGDVSPKVDVYAFGVVLYELISAKEAIVKINGSSSETRGLVALFEEVLNEPDPKEELCKLIDPRLGDNYPFDSVRKMAQLAKACTHENPHLRPSMRSIVVALMTLSSSTEDWDVGSFYENQALVNLMSGR